Proteins encoded within one genomic window of Pongo pygmaeus isolate AG05252 chromosome 18, NHGRI_mPonPyg2-v2.0_pri, whole genome shotgun sequence:
- the CHST5 gene encoding carbohydrate sulfotransferase 5, which yields MWLPRFSSKTVTVLLLAQTTCLLLFVVSRPGPSSPAGGEDRVHVLVLSSWRSGSSFVGQLFSQHPDVFYLMEPAWHVWTTLSQGSAATLHMAVRDLMRSIFLCDMDVFDAYMPQNRNLSAFFMWATSRALCSPPACSAFPRGTISRENVCKTLCTRQPFSLAGEACRSYSHVVLKEVRFFNLQVLYPLLSDPALNLRIVHLVRDPRAVLRSREAAGPALARDNGIVLGTNGKWVEADPHLRLIREVCRSHVRIAEAATLKPPPFLRGRYRLVRFEDLAREPLAEIRALYAFTGLTLTPQLEAWIHNITHGSGIGKPIEAFQTSSRSARNVSQAWRHALPFTKILRVQEVCAGALQLLGYRPVYSADQQHDLTLDLVLPRGPDHFSWASPD from the coding sequence ATGTGGCTGCCACGCTTCTCCAGCAAGACAGTGACGGTGCTCCTCCTGGCACAGACCACCTGCCTCCTGCTCTTCGTCGTCTCCCGGCCAGGGCCCTCATCCCCAGCCGGCGGCGAGGATCGTGTGCACGTGCTGGTGCTGTCCTCGTGGCGCTCGGGCTCATCCTTCGTGGGGCAGCTCTTCAGCCAGCACCCCGACGTCTTCTACCTGATGGAGCCCGCGTGGCATGTGTGGACCACCCTGTCACAGGGCAGTGCCGCAACGCTGCACATGGCCGTGCGCGACCTGATGCGCTCCATCTTTTTGTGCGACATGGACGTGTTTGATGCCTACATGCCGCAGAACCGAAACCTGTCCGCCTTTTTCATGTGGGCAACGAGCCGCGCGCTGTGCTCGCCGCCCGCCTGCAGCGCCTTTCCCCGAGGCACCATCAGCAGGGAGAACGTATGCAAGACACTGTGCACGCGGCAGCCCTTCAGCCTGGCCGGGGAGGCCTGCCGCTCCTACAGCCATGTGGTGCTCAAGGAGGTGCGCTTCTTCAACCTGCAGGTGCTCTACCCGCTGCTCAGCGACCCCGCGCTCAATCTGCGCATCGTGCACCTGGTGCGCGACCCGCGGGCCGTGCTGCGCTCCCGGGAGGCGGCAGGCCCGGCACTGGCACGCGACAACGGCATCGTGCTGGGCACCAACGGCAAGTGGGTGGAGGCCGACCCTCACCTGCGCCTGATTCGCGAGGTGTGCCGCAGCCACGTGCGCATCGCCGAGGCCGCCACACTCAAGCCGCCACCCTTCCTGCGCGGCCGCTACCGCCTGGTGCGCTTCGAGGACCTGGCGCGGGAGCCGCTGGCAGAGATCCGCGCACTCTACGCCTTCACCGGCCTGACCCTCACGCCACAGCTCGAGGCCTGGATCCACAACATCACCCACGGGTCGGGGATCGGCAAGCCAATCGAGGCCTTCCAGACTTCGTCTAGGAGTGCGCGCAACGTCTCCCAGGCCTGGCGCCACGCATTGCCCTTCACTAAGATCCTGCGCGTGCAGGAGGTGTGCGCCGGCGCGCTGCAGCTGCTGGGCTACCGGCCTGTGTACTCTGCGGACCAGCAGCATGACCTCACCCTGGATCTGGTGCTGCCACGAGGCCCAGACCACTTCAGCTGGGCATCGCCTGACTGA